A window of the Arenibacter algicola genome harbors these coding sequences:
- a CDS encoding XRE family transcriptional regulator, translating to MNEDMEIVTKRFTDLRRELGYTQSDFANLLGISNTTADIERGRTKLSGKVVAELLKQFKINPLWLFGESSQKYLAVTNISVIPKVVTVNSSENENMVLVNAKAAAGYPQNIQDTSWYKQLPAFDIPLPEFRNATYRGFQIEGDSMLPNLKPGEWVLARAVEGLKDISPNKIYVVVLQDAVLVKKIEKSPNPAVISLISLNENYPPYSVNTEDIQELWQVSSKITFGVDATSEKGLLRQLQESMDELKNQLKKVNN from the coding sequence ATGAATGAGGATATGGAAATTGTGACAAAGCGTTTTACCGATCTACGCCGGGAATTGGGGTATACCCAATCTGATTTTGCCAACTTGCTCGGAATATCAAATACTACGGCGGACATAGAAAGGGGCCGTACCAAATTATCGGGAAAAGTAGTGGCGGAACTGCTCAAACAATTTAAAATAAATCCTCTTTGGCTATTTGGTGAAAGTTCCCAAAAGTATCTAGCGGTTACAAATATCAGTGTTATTCCAAAGGTGGTTACGGTAAATTCATCAGAAAACGAGAATATGGTATTGGTAAATGCCAAAGCCGCAGCCGGATATCCTCAAAATATTCAGGACACCAGTTGGTACAAACAGCTACCTGCCTTTGATATTCCCTTGCCAGAATTCAGAAATGCCACTTATAGAGGTTTCCAAATTGAAGGGGACAGTATGTTGCCCAATCTAAAGCCAGGGGAATGGGTATTGGCCAGAGCCGTTGAAGGTCTAAAGGATATTAGTCCTAATAAGATCTATGTTGTGGTATTACAGGACGCCGTTTTGGTGAAAAAAATTGAAAAATCTCCCAATCCTGCTGTAATTTCCCTAATATCGTTGAATGAAAACTACCCTCCATACAGCGTTAATACGGAAGACATACAAGAGCTTTGGCAAGTTAGTAGCAAAATAACCTTCGGTGTGGATGCCACCTCCGAAAAGGGATTGCTCAGACAATTGCAGGAATCTATGGATGAGCTGAAAAATCAATTAAAAAAAGTAAATAATTAA